In Papaver somniferum cultivar HN1 chromosome 9, ASM357369v1, whole genome shotgun sequence, the genomic stretch aaaggttgcacgacaTGCCATAGGCGCATgtcgtgcggctggcatggttgacatgccttgggtggcaaacttggatggccgagatatgcatctcagatggaagggtagccgttgattattgcaacccttcgttttggcatccagcaTCGTGCACgtctttggcatgtgttaggcgcggccaaattatgGTTTGCATAAACCATGACGTTTGTCCTTGGGCTGGAAGTTGTCAtgcgttgggtggcgaacttggacggctgagatacgCAATCAGAtagaagggtaaccgttgattattgtaccctttgttttggcagccagcgtcgtgcatggctttggcatgtgttaggcgcggccaaattagggtttgcataaaccaTGACGTTTGGCCTTGGgatggaagttgccatgcgttgggtggcgaacttggacggctgagatacgTATCTCATAtaaaagggtagccgttgattattgcacccttcgttttggaagccagcgtcATGCATGGCTTTGTCATGtgctaggcgcggccaaattagggtttgcataaaccgtgaCGTTTGGCCTTGGGCTGGAAGTTTCCATatgttgggtggcgaacttggacggccgagatatgcatctcagataaaagggtagccgttgattattgcaacccttcgttttggcaaccaGCGTCTTGcacggctttggcatgtgttaggcgcggccaaattagggtttgcataaaccgtgaCGTTTGGCTTTGGGCTGGAAGTTTCCATGCGCtgggtggcgaacttgaacgactgagatatgcatctcagatggaaggatagtcgttgattattgcaacccttcgttttggcagccagcgtcgtgcacggctttggcatgtgttgggagcggccaaattagggtcTGCATAAACCGTGACGTTTGGCCTTGGgctggaagttgccatgcgttgggtggagaacttggacggctgagatatgcatctcagatggaagggtagtcgttgattattgcaacccttcgttttggtagccagcggcgtggtttagggccggcatggtatggcatggaggcgcggatggcatggtttaccattggcacggcggtgcggccggcatggttggcatgacttggcgcggagatgtggctggcatggtttgtcattggcacggtggtgcggatggcatgccttggcgcggagacgtggctgacatggtttgccattggcacggtggtgcggctggcatggttggcataccttggctcgaagacgtggctggaatggtttgccattggcacgatggtgcggctggcatggttggcatgccttggcgcgacgacatggctggcatggtggtgcggctggcatggttggcatgtcttggcgcagagacgtggctgacatggtttgccattggcacggtggtgcggctggcatgccttggcgcggagacgtggatggcatggtttgccattggcacggtggtgcggatggcatggttggcatgccttggcgcggagacgtggatgacatggtttgccattggcacggtggcgtgagaattagggtttggtatgaaggtgatgtcggtcaataataagggtttttccgtggaacatgacacatgcataaaaaaaaggtaccctggtaattcttacgtaggcatgttggatgattcaataaatgcgctagtgacgtcatgtcatatgtaaggttttacgattttaaccctaagctaaaaaccaccatcaacaccaatctAAAAGGAAATTCACTAGAAAAATTTAAAAACTTTGTTTAGTACTTCCTGATGCTACTATTGCGTCATTTTTGCACAATTTATCCATGTCCAAATGAAACACATGAATATAAGAGGGACAAGTACCTTAATATGAAGTTATAAGTACTTGACATAGTCAACGATATCATCCACGAGTAAAGGATCATCACTGATCACCTTGACAGTAGACAACATCCTTATCCATCCAGGCATAAACTGCTAGAGTGTCCTGTCAGTGCAGCTGGTGAATCCAACTGTAATCAACTTCCTAATGTGTTCCCATGCACAAAACAACACAAAACTAGTACAGAtgcatatgcatatcccatcaaattagcatgtgtaactagtagatacacatccatttagcatgtgtaactagtagatacacatccatttagcttgtgtacctagaagttacacatttaattaAGTTTCTCAAAGTGAAGGACAAAAACACTTACATAAACacttaagcaaaagaaaaaattaagCAGAAAAAGGAGGAGCAGATAAAACTAGAACCCTAAGATCCCAACAGGACTTGTCAACCTTCATACCTACATTTTGCATAATCCCCATGTTAGAAACATAGCTCTAAGCGCCAACAACTTCAGTCTCGACTTCTACCGGTGTTTCCTCGGCATGCCTGTCAACCTTCACACCCACATCTTCTGCATAATTGCCATGAACCTTCAAGAGCAAAGAACAAAAAATGTTACAAACTCAACTATTAGCAGAACACACTAAAATCACATTACGAACAAGACCaatataatgacatataatatgtGGATTGAGAATTACATACCTCcatcagcttttcaagatcaaacTTGAGAGCCTTCAAGATCTTCCCTTTACGAATGAAAACATTTTGCAGGGGGTAGATGACCGAATCTTCCTTCTCAATATCTTTTCCAATCAACTTGGGGATGAGTTCGGCAACCAACTCTTTCAAATCATAAGACGATGCTTGGTTAACCAGAGGTGATGTTACAAAACTGCTCCATAGAGACGATGCAAATAAAACATTTTTAATTTGTGCACAAAAACATGTATCGGTTAACATTTTTAGTACATGTGATATTTCCACAGAAATAAAATGGATACACCAGAAGAAGAACAAGCAAGGGCCAATCAGTTCAAAGGAAGAGAGTAAAGTGAAGCCGAAACCCTTACATGAAGAATTTGGCTTGATTCTGCATATGTGGTCCTCTTGACTTGATTTTTACGCCTATGAGTGAAGCCAATACATAATATCCTCAGAATGAAGTTGTCTGTTGTCTTCACATCAACATGAGCCTCAATCAAAATCTGCCACTTATGGACAAGTGACCTTAATTTGTTAGTCAAAACATTCTTTACGTAGGATTCATGCTCCACTCTTTATGTAGGACAAGAGACCTTAAGTTTATAATGGTTACCCAAAAGTTAGTCAAAACATTCTTTCCTTGGACATCCTCCACTCTCAATCGCATCTTTATGTAGGACCGATCCTCATCGTTCTGTAGATCAGCAAGACACACCTCAAACATTCTATGCTTAATCCCCTCTGAAGCAATCTGCAAAAATAAAATGCAATTTAGCTTGTACATCCAGCAATGACAAATGCAATTTAGCTTCTACATCCAGAAATTACACATGGAATTTAGCTTGTGCGCGCAGCAGCAAACACACGGCAACTAAcctgcaaaaataaataagaaagaaaacaacCACTAGTAAGCAGCAAACAAACACAGTTCAATGTGGAAAgttaagaagaagaaatcaactcAACAAAATTAAAAAGTTCAATGACCATTAGGTTTTAGAGAAAAAGAAAACTGATACAACGTTTAATACCCAGGTTGTAACTAGTTGGGACATATACGCAAACTAGTAAACTGAACTATGCATCATATCAGGTTTACTCAAGCTTTTACAGGTTCAATTctgatgtgtaactagaaattacacatacaattatcatgtgtaactaaaagttacacaaCCATTTAACTCATGAACATCATTATAGGAATTTTTCTTAAGACCATTATAGCTCCTGAACTTGAAGGATCTATGAATGATGCTAAAATTGATGTAACTCATGTTTTCTTTAGCATACAGAGCTTGCTTTGAACTAAGCCATAAAGATAGTTatgtaacataaaaaaaataagtAAGAAATCTTAAGCGGACAATAATCTGTAGAATTATCACATGTAGGATAGTTAACGCCTTGAACTATGTTACAATTTCAGTACACAGTTGTTTAACATATAATACTCGTTTCATATCTCATATAATCAACTAAAATATTTCTTAAATGATTAATAACGGCCACCACCACCATTAGCACCAGCAGCGAAAACTTCAAATGCTTCATCCTCTTTCTTCTCACCATCTCTTCAATTTATCAATTCTGAAAAACACCACAACTGGCTTCAAATCCTCCTCCAAACCTGCTCCAATACCACCACCTATACCACAACCACCTCCTCATCCACCTTCAGAACCTACACCTCAACCACCAAGACCACCACAGATTCGTTAATCAAACTCAACATGTGTAGGACTCAAGATAAAAATACCAACAAGTCAATAACTGAATCCATTGGAATTATGAGATTTCAAGTAGTATTATCAACAAATCCAACTTAAACAACAacatcaccagtaacaacaacaatctAAACGTACCTAGAATCAAAACTTGTTGATTCATCAAAAATCATATTGTTCTGTTCCGATCTGAATAGAAAAACCAAAACATaaatcaaaacctaatcaaactaataataaaatagaatTACTAAATGAGAAAAAAATATAGAATCAAATCGAAAACCTTACCTGAAGTAGCTTCGAAACAACAAATTGGAATCAGCTGGTTGATTTGAATTCGTAGTTGTTAAAcctatttgaatcaaatcgattaCATGATATGTCTTCGAATCAACTGAAAAATTCAGATTAAAGGACACATATCAAATTGATTGGATGGTTGAGCTGCTAAATCGATAAACTAATATATAAAtcaaatgagaagaaagaaaaccctagaaaaatctgTGTAGGTTTGGTCTGAGATTCAATCTAAAAACTAAAAATGAATGATTGATTTTGTTCATCCGTTTGTAGTTATCAGCAGAGATCGATAAAGCTAGAATCATTCCTCTCTGTAATCGTTTTCTCCTGTTTGATATTAAAACCGTAAAATTCTTCAGAGCAGAGACGAGAGAGAATTGAgagaaagtgaaaataaaaatgaatctgTAAATGAAACCTATAGCCTATTTCATTaggtatatatagtaaagggcaTTTTTGGTATTACGAATTTTCCCAAATCCTAAACTTTATTATCAAGCCCTGAAATCTAAaattctgggcctagaaatattaaaAAAGTGAAAATATGAAGTTGATAGGgaaggatccattt encodes the following:
- the LOC113311565 gene encoding 40S ribosomal protein S3a-like, with amino-acid sequence MSYINFSIIHRSFKFRSYNGLKKNSYNDVHELNGCIASEGIKHRMFEVCLADLQNDEDRSYIKMRLRVEDVQGKNVLTNFWNVLTNKLRSLVHKWQILIEAHVDVKTTDNFILRILCIGFTHRRKNQVKRTTYAESSQILHVRVSASSPLVNQASSYDLKELVAELIPKLIGKDIEKEDSVIYPLQNVFIRKGKILKALKFDLEKLMEVHGNYAEDVGVKVDRHAEETPVEVETEVVGA